Sequence from the Fulvivirga ligni genome:
GGAGTATGAAGGGCAGATAATAGCAGAGTAGAAAATCGATCTATAGAAGGAATTAAGAAATTAGAAAACAACAACCACTTAAAAATAAATTTACAACCATGGAAAATGACAAAATCGTAGTAGGGCTCGATATCGGCACCACCAAGATTTGCGCTATTGTGGGCAGGAAGAACGAATTCGGGAAGCTGGAAGTTCTTGGAATGGGTAAGGCCGAGTCAGATGGCGTTATTAGAGGAATAGTAACAAATATTGACAAAACGGTAAACGCAATAGAGAAGGCGGTACGTGAAGCAGAAGATCAGTCTGGTATTGATATCAGAGTGGTAAATGTAGGTATTGCAGGGCAGCATATAAAGAGCTCAATTCATCATGGTAGCATCACCAGAAGCACTAATGATGATGAGATCACGATAGAAGATATTAACAGATTGAATAATGATATGTACAGGATTGTAATACCTCCTGGCAGTGAAATTATTCATGTTATGCCACAGGATTATACTGTAGATTATGAAGACGGTATTAAAGATCCTGTAGGAATGTCTGGTGTTAAATTAGAGGCAGACTTCCATATTATCACAGCACAAACCAATGCTATCAATAACATTAACAAATGTGTAAAAAGAGCTGGTTTGGAGATAGAGCATCTTATTCTGGAGCCTTTAGCTTCCAGTATGGCTGTGCTTAGTGATGAAGAAAAAGAGGCTGGAATATGCCTTATAGATATAGGTGGTGGTACTACAGATATTGCTATTTTCCATGATAACATTATACGCCACACCGCAGTAATTCCTTTCGGGGGTAACATTATCACATCAGACATTAAGCAAGGATGTATGGTAATGCAGCACCAGGCGGAACTACTTAAAACTAAATTTGGTAAGGCTATAGCTGAAGAGGCTAGCCCTAATGAAATTGTTTCTATTCCAGGTATCAGAAACCGTGCTCCAAAGGAAATATCAGTGAAGAATTTGGCGCACATTATTGAAGCTAGAATGGAGGAAATAATAGAACTGGCTCATACTGAGATTATTACCTCAGGTTTTGAGAACAGACTAGCTGGTGGTATTGTAATCACCGGTGGTGGTGGGCAGCTGAGCTGTCTTAAGCAACTCGTAGAGTATATGACTGGTATGGATGCCAGAATTGGTTATCCTAACGAGCATCTTGGCAGGAGCAAGGTGGACATAGTGAAGAGTCCTATGTATGCTACTTCTGTTGGGTTGGTACTATCTGGTTTCCGTGCTATTGATGAGCGCGAAAACAGATACAATGAAGTGAAAGTGTCCGGCCGTCCCGGAGTACAACAGAAGAAAAAAATTGGAGGAGGAGACTTCTTCAGCAAGATTTTAAACAAAACCAAAGGTCTTTTAATAGACGATCTTGACGGTAAGAGCGATTATTAAGAAGACATAACAATTTGCAACCACTAAACAAGAAATACTATGTCTGAAAACGCATATAAATTTGAAATGCCAAAACACCACAAATCGATCATAAAAGTGATTGGTGTGGGTGGCGGCGGAAGTAACGCTGTAAACCACATGTTTAGCCAGGGCATTAAAGATGTGGAATTTGTAGTATGTAATACAGATTCGCAAGCTTTAAAAACCAGCTCTGTTCCAGGTAAAATTCAGATAGGTGTAAACCTTACTGAAGGTCTGGGTGCTGGAGCTAACCCTGAAGTGGGTAAAAACGCTGCTTTAGAAAGCAAAGAAGATATAAGAGATTTATTAGGTAATGATACCAAAATGGTATTCATCACCGCCGGAATGGGTGGAGGTACCGGTACTGGTGCAGCGCCTGTTATAGCTAAAATAGCTAAGGAGATGGACATCCTTACAGTGGGGATAGTTACGGCTCCTTTCGGTTTTGAAGGTAAGAAAAAAGCTAACCAGGCAGAATCAGGGATCAACGCTTTAAAAGAAAGCTGTGATACTGTGTTGGTTATATTAAATGATAAACTAAGAGAGATTTTTGGAAACCTTTCTATAGGTAGTGCTTTTGCTCAGGCGGATAATGTGTTGACCACAGCCGCCAAAGGTATAGCAGAAATTATTACGGTAGCAGGTTATGTAAACGTCGATTTTCAAGATGTTAGAACAGTAATGCACAATGCTGGTGCGGCTGTTATGGGATCTGCCGAAACTAAAGGTGAAAACAGAGCTAGAAAGGCTGCTGAAGAGGCATTAGCTTCGCCTTTATTGGATAACAAAGACATCCTTGGTGCTCAGAAAATATTGCTTTCCATTATATCTGGTGAGCAGGCTGAGTTACAAATGGATGAGCTTACTGAAATCACAGAATACATCCAGGAGCAAGCTGGTGACGATGCTGAGGTGATCTTCGGTCACGGTGTAGACCCTGACTTGGGAGATAGTATCAGAGTGACAGTAATTGCTACAGGCTTTGATCATGATCAGGCATACCTGCCTCAAAACAGACCTTCTAAAATGGCTGAGCACCCTCAGGAAGAGGAGAGAAAGGTGTATGATCTTGATGCTAATAAGCAGATCACTATGTTCGAAGTGGACAATACAGTGAATCATGCCAAGCAGGAGATGAGCAAGAGAAATATTAACGACGGTAACAACGCATCAGACAATCGTTTTGCTGAGCCTGATAGAAGCTATTCTTTCACCAGCCCGGTAAACTCAGATTTTAATGATGACGATGGTGACGACGGTCTTTTCTCTGAGCTAGAGGATGAGTTCGAATTCATGCAAGATGATTCTGATCAGCGCATCAATGATGATGGCATGATGGACGTGAATAAGAACACCAAAGATGTAATGCGTAAAAAAGCTCAGGACAGAATAGACAGACTTAAAGGTCTGCATAAAGCTGACATGGGAGCTGAAGAGTTTAAGGAAAAATTAGATGTGCCTGCTTACTTGAGAAAGGATATCAGGTTACAAAACGTGCCTCACTCATCTGAGCCTCACGTGTCTAAGTATAACTTAAATGATGATAATCAGATATTAGGAAACAATAGATTCCTACACGATAATGTTGATTAAAGATCACTGATTGACATGGCAGCGCAACCGGCTTGCTTCCAATTTTGTAGTGGTTGTTGGTTGTAAATTTTTTGGCCGGTGCTGTAGTGTCATCTTTTTCAACTAGACCTCCGGGGTGCGCCCCAGGAGGTTTTTTTATTTCTATCTAAAAGGCGATAAGTTTTTCTGCTTGGTCTGTTAGAAGCTGGGTGTAAAGCTCATTTACAATGCTTCCATCCTGAAAATGCTGGTTGATGTGAGATAACTTAGGCTTTTGTGCCAACACATGCATGCCGCAGTAGTTAAAGATGTCAGTAAGGTGGCTAAGCGCCATGCCAGCACCCTGAATACCAGATGATACACCCACCAAAGCACATTTCTTATTGGTGAAGCTATCCGGATACTGTAAGCCATCTATAAAGGTCTTGAGCACTCCTGGGAAAGAGCCATTATATTCAGGAACAATAAAAACAAACTTTTGGCTGCTCAGCATTACTTTTCTGAAGTGATTGAAATCCTTGTTCATTCCGGCCTTTTCATACAGCGCAGAAAAAGCAAAGTCAGCAGGCAATTCGGTTAGATCTAGCAGTTCGCTGCTAACTCCTAAACCATCTAAAATTTCCTGGTATATAGTAGCTATTTTATAAGATACAGAGTCAATTCTGTTAGTTCCGCATATAATTATGATCTTCTCCATTTTATTGGGTTTGGTCTATTAGTTCGCCTAAATTTCTATCCTCTATTTCAATCAATTTAGGTCTTGATCCTCTTAATATAATATTTCCTGAAGAGAGAATGCTCCCTGTTAAAGTATCAGAAACATTTACTATAATGTCATTAGATCCTCTGTTGGTCACATTCGCATTTCTTGTTTTTAAATTTTCACCTTCAAATCTCCCATCACCAGCGGCAAAGAATATTCTAAATTCATCCGTGAGGCCATCCACACGAAAGTTTGACAGGCTATTAGTTACCACTCCGAAGTAGTTAGTTTCAATAGTAAGATCGAAATCGCCACTTCTATCTTCGCAAGATACGCTCAATCGGTCTAGTTTTAAGGTATCAATAGAGGACACAGTTCCGTCTCCATTGTTGATAATGTTATTGATGTCGGGGGTGTAGATAGTCACTTCTGGAAAACCATAGCTTCTTACCCATTTGCAACCTAGGTTGTTGGTTAAGTATAAAACACCGCCTTCGTCTACAGAATAGGCTATATCGTTAATCAGGTTACTGCCGACCGTGAGTTCTACCCTTTGCTCGCTGGCTTGTTTAATGAATACATTTAAACTGTTGGTGATCTCAATCTTTTCAAAAGCATCTACTTCCAGCTCTACAGTGGTTGTATTTCCTGCTTTTTTCAGGCAATCAGGAGCGCTGTCATTATCGCATTGAGCAAATAAGGATAGAATAGCTACAAAGGTCAATATGTTGAATAATACCTTTCTCATTTAAATCTATATCCTATTCCAAATTCAAATGCCTCTGCTTTGGCTCCATGTGATTTTAAAAGGATGGAAGTGTACATCTTATTTTTAAAATACCTTCTTAAACCGATCCTTAAATACATTTTGCCAAAGTAATCGTATTCATCAAACACATAATAACCAGCCTGTGTAAGCACTGAAAGCCTACTAACAAATAGCTCATGGCTAAATGCTACTCCCAGTCGCATCCAGCTGGGCTTATTAGGCTCATCCATGAGATGCCAGTCATACTTTATATCCTCTCTCATAGATAACGACCCAAACCATTCTACAGCCAGACCTAAGGCACTTTTATGGTTTAGTCGTTTATCAACCGTTCCTGAGAGTACAAAAAACGGATGCTGACCAGTACCTTGTCTGGAATAGGCGTGCATGCCAGAGGCTAATGTGGCGGTAAATCCTACAGACCTCTCGGCCTTAGGTTCGTCCTTGAAAATATACTCTTTGGGCTGGTAGTTAAACTTGTAAGCGATGCCTGCATTAGCCGAAACGATGTTAATGCCAGAGTTCGGCTTTTTCAGTGATCCATTTGAGAAGTGGGTCAATGATATTGAGCTTAAAAAGAATAGCTGCGGAGTA
This genomic interval carries:
- the ftsA gene encoding cell division protein FtsA — translated: MENDKIVVGLDIGTTKICAIVGRKNEFGKLEVLGMGKAESDGVIRGIVTNIDKTVNAIEKAVREAEDQSGIDIRVVNVGIAGQHIKSSIHHGSITRSTNDDEITIEDINRLNNDMYRIVIPPGSEIIHVMPQDYTVDYEDGIKDPVGMSGVKLEADFHIITAQTNAINNINKCVKRAGLEIEHLILEPLASSMAVLSDEEKEAGICLIDIGGGTTDIAIFHDNIIRHTAVIPFGGNIITSDIKQGCMVMQHQAELLKTKFGKAIAEEASPNEIVSIPGIRNRAPKEISVKNLAHIIEARMEEIIELAHTEIITSGFENRLAGGIVITGGGGQLSCLKQLVEYMTGMDARIGYPNEHLGRSKVDIVKSPMYATSVGLVLSGFRAIDERENRYNEVKVSGRPGVQQKKKIGGGDFFSKILNKTKGLLIDDLDGKSDY
- the ftsZ gene encoding cell division protein FtsZ, translated to MSENAYKFEMPKHHKSIIKVIGVGGGGSNAVNHMFSQGIKDVEFVVCNTDSQALKTSSVPGKIQIGVNLTEGLGAGANPEVGKNAALESKEDIRDLLGNDTKMVFITAGMGGGTGTGAAPVIAKIAKEMDILTVGIVTAPFGFEGKKKANQAESGINALKESCDTVLVILNDKLREIFGNLSIGSAFAQADNVLTTAAKGIAEIITVAGYVNVDFQDVRTVMHNAGAAVMGSAETKGENRARKAAEEALASPLLDNKDILGAQKILLSIISGEQAELQMDELTEITEYIQEQAGDDAEVIFGHGVDPDLGDSIRVTVIATGFDHDQAYLPQNRPSKMAEHPQEEERKVYDLDANKQITMFEVDNTVNHAKQEMSKRNINDGNNASDNRFAEPDRSYSFTSPVNSDFNDDDGDDGLFSELEDEFEFMQDDSDQRINDDGMMDVNKNTKDVMRKKAQDRIDRLKGLHKADMGAEEFKEKLDVPAYLRKDIRLQNVPHSSEPHVSKYNLNDDNQILGNNRFLHDNVD
- a CDS encoding NADPH-dependent FMN reductase, translated to MEKIIIICGTNRIDSVSYKIATIYQEILDGLGVSSELLDLTELPADFAFSALYEKAGMNKDFNHFRKVMLSSQKFVFIVPEYNGSFPGVLKTFIDGLQYPDSFTNKKCALVGVSSGIQGAGMALSHLTDIFNYCGMHVLAQKPKLSHINQHFQDGSIVNELYTQLLTDQAEKLIAF
- a CDS encoding head GIN domain-containing protein, translated to MRKVLFNILTFVAILSLFAQCDNDSAPDCLKKAGNTTTVELEVDAFEKIEITNSLNVFIKQASEQRVELTVGSNLINDIAYSVDEGGVLYLTNNLGCKWVRSYGFPEVTIYTPDINNIINNGDGTVSSIDTLKLDRLSVSCEDRSGDFDLTIETNYFGVVTNSLSNFRVDGLTDEFRIFFAAGDGRFEGENLKTRNANVTNRGSNDIIVNVSDTLTGSILSSGNIILRGSRPKLIEIEDRNLGELIDQTQ
- a CDS encoding acyloxyacyl hydrolase, coding for MMQSTKVVLVMICLFSLPRLCSGQFKGHDNKIISAEYIGGFIFEHKAGISHLITHHPVGLRIDFDRETYGGKPWQQRYNFPDIGFTAIYLDYKNPVIGKSIAIIPHYKAYINKNKQAKNQFHYTIGFGAEYNTEKYDRETNNKNNLLSTDINGAVLFEAGYRREVTPQLFFLSSISLTHFSNGSLKKPNSGINIVSANAGIAYKFNYQPKEYIFKDEPKAERSVGFTATLASGMHAYSRQGTGQHPFFVLSGTVDKRLNHKSALGLAVEWFGSLSMREDIKYDWHLMDEPNKPSWMRLGVAFSHELFVSRLSVLTQAGYYVFDEYDYFGKMYLRIGLRRYFKNKMYTSILLKSHGAKAEAFEFGIGYRFK